TACCACTGCGGATATTATCTGATTTTCTGTCATTGAGGACGCAAAGATCCCGATTGCCATAAAAGATAATCCCAGTAAAAACAATCCTAGATACTGTACAAATAACGTTCCCCATTCAAGTTTGATGTACTGCGCTAAAATCAGGGGTTGTACCAGTGTTAGCGCTAACGCCAATGTAAACACCGACATCGCAGCAAAATATTTGCCAAGTATAATCTCTTCATCCTTTAGGGGATAGGTAAACAAAAGTTCAATAGTCCCACTTTTTTTTTCTTCAGAAAACAACCTCATTGTCAGCATCGGAAGCACTAACAGCATCACTACACTGATATTGGTTATCAACGGGCGGAACACGCCTTCCATTATGTTTAGTTCAAAATACGGCTGGCTTTGCCATCTCTGGCTTAACGAACTATAGAACCCTGTGATTGCATAAAAAAACCAACCGCTAAGCACCAAAAATACGGTGATAACAATATATGCTATAGGCGAATAAAAAAATGACCTTAACTCTTTTTTATAAATTGGTAACAGGTTTTTCATCTACAATACTTTCCTTAGTAACTAACTTAACAAAAATATCTTCCAACGACATCACTACCGGCTTAAGTTCTAATAACCGGTATTTGGCAGTGACCACTTTTTCCGCAATATCGCTCCGGAGATCACGATCTTTAACAGTTTCCACTTCGTAAACATTAACATCTTCGCCCTTTTGTTCCTTAACTTTTACAGAGATAACACCGTTAATACTCTCGACAGCTGACTTCACACTATCTATCGGCCCGGT
The window above is part of the Elusimicrobiota bacterium genome. Proteins encoded here:
- a CDS encoding ABC transporter permease subunit, which translates into the protein MKNLLPIYKKELRSFFYSPIAYIVITVFLVLSGWFFYAITGFYSSLSQRWQSQPYFELNIMEGVFRPLITNISVVMLLVLPMLTMRLFSEEKKSGTIELLFTYPLKDEEIILGKYFAAMSVFTLALALTLVQPLILAQYIKLEWGTLFVQYLGLFLLGLSFMAIGIFASSMTENQIISAVVSFGTLLFFWLISWAADSVSSVVGSVITQFSIIVHFENFSKGVLDTQDIVFYLLFSVFFLYLTYSVLGTKKWRG